One window of the Natronomonas marina genome contains the following:
- a CDS encoding helix-turn-helix domain-containing protein yields the protein MSEDFKSGFGRRVKELRELHGGSLEEIAEDAGIHRTMLGKIERGEREPSISIAMGIADALNVTITELTNPESFRTPEKEQVIEDAEIMDELPIDGSAILTGVEQTYENLDTIDFALQRRGLDPLAEQFDEYAALSTVIGEFFASGVAEASDGLYEVNAGDFPDLISTGKRSGVPGIEVKVAMETNQPKGHLPKPGMYVVVRYVLAERDKTYERDERKDTAWIWEVRMGRMDEEQFNESDTEGDSGKTATFSAAALWNFDCVYLDPDLIPYARYESKDAEALRAVQGQETL from the coding sequence ATGAGTGAGGATTTTAAGTCAGGATTCGGACGCAGAGTGAAGGAACTTCGGGAACTGCATGGTGGTTCTCTGGAGGAAATCGCTGAGGACGCGGGTATCCATCGGACGATGCTCGGCAAAATAGAGCGTGGTGAGCGTGAGCCGAGCATTTCTATCGCTATGGGTATCGCCGATGCTCTGAACGTCACCATCACCGAGCTGACGAACCCCGAGTCTTTCAGGACACCCGAAAAAGAGCAGGTGATCGAGGATGCGGAAATCATGGACGAGCTCCCGATTGACGGTTCGGCGATTCTCACCGGTGTCGAGCAGACGTACGAGAACTTGGACACCATCGATTTCGCACTGCAACGTCGGGGTCTCGACCCACTGGCCGAGCAGTTCGACGAGTATGCAGCACTGTCTACTGTGATTGGAGAGTTCTTCGCGTCTGGTGTCGCGGAAGCATCGGATGGGTTGTACGAGGTCAATGCGGGCGACTTCCCCGACCTCATCAGCACGGGGAAGCGGAGTGGTGTTCCCGGTATCGAGGTGAAGGTGGCGATGGAGACGAACCAGCCGAAGGGCCATCTGCCCAAGCCGGGGATGTACGTCGTCGTTCGGTACGTCCTTGCCGAGCGTGACAAGACCTATGAGCGTGATGAGCGGAAGGATACAGCTTGGATTTGGGAGGTTCGCATGGGTCGGATGGATGAAGAGCAGTTCAACGAGAGTGACACAGAAGGTGACTCGGGGAAGACAGCGACGTTCTCTGCTGCGGCTCTGTGGAACTTCGACTGTGTCTATCTCGATCCCGACTTGATTCCGTACGCGCGGTATGAGAGCAAAGATGCCGAGGCACTTCGAGCTGTTCAGGGGCAAGAAACGCTCTAA
- a CDS encoding DNA cytosine methyltransferase: MRGVIDLFCGTGGFTYGFETHPSSQFDVLLGFDKKNVATETFKQNHPRAEVVNEDIREWPADETEAETGVTPEDVQIIVGGPPCQGFSSIRPDRGDDVRDHRNGLYTDFIEYVAHYEPDFFIMENVVGLATHDDGETIARILDDAREVGYSTDWRILNGANFGLPQRRERLIMIGAADERNIQFPSPTHQADGRTIGYRDKSKVITTQPTLENFRDSESLPEARTIMDAIGDLPELEAGGEATGYTKPPENQYQESMRRGSGELRLHKATNHGEKMMTIIKNSGPNKQTTIENLEASDTVDNVEDYITSGYSSSYSRLDPNLPSVTMTVNFVHPASNKCIHPYQNRALTPREGARIQSFPDSFEFSGSRSDIVEQIGNAVPPLLGRVLAEHVLGMYDESYETDYEACVIGAAPEQTIQT; this comes from the coding sequence ATGAGAGGAGTCATCGACCTGTTCTGCGGTACGGGTGGGTTCACGTACGGGTTCGAGACACATCCATCGAGCCAGTTCGACGTTCTCCTCGGTTTTGATAAGAAGAACGTCGCTACAGAGACGTTCAAGCAGAATCATCCCAGGGCCGAAGTTGTAAACGAGGATATACGGGAATGGCCGGCCGACGAAACCGAGGCCGAAACGGGAGTGACTCCTGAGGACGTACAGATCATCGTTGGTGGCCCTCCGTGTCAAGGGTTCTCATCCATCCGTCCTGATCGGGGCGACGACGTACGAGACCACCGGAACGGCCTCTACACTGACTTCATAGAGTACGTCGCCCACTACGAACCCGACTTCTTCATCATGGAGAACGTCGTCGGACTCGCAACACATGACGATGGAGAGACCATCGCACGAATCCTCGATGATGCTCGTGAGGTCGGATACAGTACTGACTGGCGAATCCTGAACGGAGCCAACTTCGGCCTCCCACAGAGACGAGAGCGGCTAATTATGATTGGGGCAGCGGACGAGCGCAATATCCAATTCCCCAGCCCGACCCACCAAGCAGACGGGAGAACGATCGGGTATCGGGACAAGTCGAAGGTCATCACCACGCAACCTACGCTGGAAAACTTCCGCGACAGCGAGTCACTCCCTGAAGCGCGGACGATTATGGACGCTATTGGCGACCTCCCGGAACTCGAAGCCGGTGGGGAAGCTACCGGATATACGAAGCCACCGGAAAACCAGTATCAGGAATCGATGCGCCGAGGTTCGGGCGAATTACGGCTCCACAAGGCAACCAACCACGGCGAGAAAATGATGACGATTATCAAGAACAGCGGCCCGAACAAACAGACAACCATCGAGAACCTCGAAGCTTCCGATACAGTCGATAACGTTGAAGACTACATCACTAGCGGGTACAGTTCCAGCTACTCGCGTCTCGATCCGAATCTTCCGTCGGTGACGATGACAGTGAACTTCGTCCATCCCGCTTCCAACAAATGCATCCACCCCTACCAGAACCGCGCCCTTACCCCTCGTGAGGGGGCTCGAATCCAAAGTTTCCCCGACTCTTTCGAGTTCTCCGGCAGCCGAAGTGACATCGTCGAACAAATAGGGAACGCAGTCCCGCCGCTCCTCGGACGTGTCCTCGCCGAGCATGTTCTCGGAATGTACGATGAGTCGTACGAAACGGACTACGAAGCCTGCGTGATCGGAGCAGCGCCAGAACAGACCATCCAAACCTGA
- the hjc gene encoding Holliday junction resolvase Hjc encodes MSNSNAKGDRRERELVNELDGAGFAVMRAPASGSATERELPDVLAGDGERFYAIEAKSSAGDPIYLTGEEIEALVYFARNFGAKPRVGVRFDREDWYFFHPGDLYTTDGGNYRVKKETALAEGTDFAEFVGDSEKVTLEEIAVDDGGPDREVLAALARGDLSVEDAAEML; translated from the coding sequence ATGTCGAACTCGAACGCGAAGGGCGACCGCCGCGAGCGGGAACTCGTCAACGAACTCGACGGGGCCGGCTTCGCGGTGATGCGGGCGCCCGCCTCCGGCAGCGCCACCGAGCGCGAACTGCCGGACGTGCTGGCCGGCGACGGCGAGCGGTTCTACGCCATCGAGGCCAAATCCTCCGCCGGCGACCCCATCTACCTGACCGGCGAGGAGATAGAGGCGCTCGTCTACTTCGCGCGGAACTTCGGCGCGAAACCCCGCGTCGGCGTCCGGTTCGACCGCGAGGACTGGTACTTCTTCCACCCCGGTGACCTCTACACGACCGACGGGGGCAACTACCGCGTCAAGAAGGAGACGGCGCTGGCCGAGGGCACCGACTTCGCGGAGTTCGTCGGCGACTCCGAGAAGGTCACTCTCGAGGAGATAGCGGTCGACGACGGCGGTCCCGACCGGGAGGTACTGGCGGCGCTGGCACGCGGTGACCTCTCCGTCGAGGACGCCGCCGAGATGCTCTGA
- the uvrB gene encoding excinuclease ABC subunit UvrB produces MSDTGPLQPDRPDLDRPLEVDAPFDPAGDQPEAIRQLVEGFESGAEKQTLLGVTGSGKTNTVSWVVEQLQQPTLVLAHNKTLAAQLYEEFRNLFPNNAVEYFVSYYDYYQPEAYVEQTDTYIDKDMSINEEIDRLRHSATRSLLTRDDVIVVASVSAIYGLGDPGNYEGMALRVEVGQEVGREGLLAELVDRNYERNDVDFQQGTFRVRGDTVEVYPMYGRHALRIELWGDEIDRITKVDVLNGEAVSEEPAALVHPAEHYSIPEERLERAIEEIEDLKEKRVSYFERQGDLVAAQRIEERTTFDVEMLRETGYCSGIENYSVHMSDRESGEPPYTLLDYFPDDFLTVVDESHQTIPQIKGQYEGDRSRKESLVENGFRLPTAYDNRPLTFEEFEAKTDRTLYVSATPGDYEREHSEQVVEQIVRPTHLVDPEIEVADAEGQIEDLLERIEATGDDERVLVTTLTKRMAEDLTEYLEGAGVDVAYMHDETDTLERHELVRSLRLGEIQVLVGINLLREGLDIPEVSLVAILDADQEGFLRSETTLVQTMGRAARNVEGRVVLYAEGTTDAMASAIEETRRRRRIQREFNEEHGHEPRTIDKAVGETNLPGAKTDTGGVSGVEADSVEEAEELVERLERRMSEAADNLEFELAADIRDRIRELRETFDELDAPEEAGVPAPDEES; encoded by the coding sequence ATGAGCGACACCGGGCCGCTGCAGCCGGACCGACCCGACCTCGACCGCCCGCTGGAGGTCGACGCCCCGTTCGACCCCGCCGGCGACCAGCCGGAGGCCATCCGGCAACTGGTCGAGGGCTTCGAGTCGGGCGCCGAGAAGCAGACCCTGCTGGGCGTCACCGGCTCCGGGAAGACCAACACCGTCTCGTGGGTCGTCGAACAGCTCCAGCAGCCGACGCTCGTGCTGGCCCACAACAAGACCCTCGCGGCGCAACTGTACGAGGAGTTCCGGAACCTCTTTCCGAACAACGCCGTCGAGTACTTCGTCTCCTACTACGACTACTACCAGCCCGAGGCGTACGTCGAGCAGACCGACACCTACATCGACAAGGACATGTCCATCAACGAGGAAATCGACCGCCTGCGACACTCCGCGACGCGGTCGCTGCTTACCCGCGACGACGTCATCGTCGTCGCCTCGGTGTCGGCCATCTACGGGCTGGGCGACCCGGGCAACTACGAGGGGATGGCGCTGCGGGTCGAGGTAGGCCAGGAGGTCGGCCGCGAGGGCCTGCTCGCGGAACTGGTCGACCGAAACTACGAGCGCAACGACGTCGACTTCCAGCAGGGCACCTTCCGGGTTCGCGGCGACACCGTCGAGGTGTACCCGATGTACGGCCGCCACGCCCTCCGCATCGAACTGTGGGGCGACGAAATCGACCGCATCACGAAGGTCGACGTGCTGAACGGCGAGGCGGTCTCGGAGGAACCCGCCGCCCTGGTTCACCCCGCCGAGCACTACTCCATCCCCGAGGAACGACTCGAACGGGCCATCGAGGAGATAGAGGACCTGAAGGAAAAGCGGGTGAGCTACTTCGAGCGGCAGGGCGACCTCGTGGCCGCCCAGCGCATCGAGGAGCGGACCACCTTCGACGTCGAGATGCTGCGGGAGACGGGCTACTGCTCGGGCATCGAGAACTACTCGGTGCACATGTCCGACCGCGAGAGCGGCGAACCGCCCTACACCCTGCTCGACTACTTCCCCGACGATTTCCTCACCGTCGTCGACGAGTCACACCAGACCATCCCGCAGATCAAGGGCCAGTACGAGGGCGACCGCTCGCGGAAAGAGTCGCTGGTCGAGAACGGCTTCCGGTTGCCGACCGCCTACGACAACCGGCCGCTGACTTTCGAGGAGTTCGAGGCGAAGACCGACCGGACGCTGTACGTCTCGGCGACGCCCGGCGACTACGAGCGCGAACACAGCGAGCAGGTCGTCGAGCAGATCGTCCGGCCGACCCACCTCGTCGACCCCGAAATCGAGGTGGCCGACGCCGAGGGGCAAATCGAGGACCTCCTCGAGCGCATCGAGGCGACGGGCGACGACGAGCGCGTCCTCGTGACGACGCTGACCAAGCGGATGGCCGAGGACCTCACGGAGTACCTGGAGGGTGCCGGCGTCGACGTCGCCTACATGCACGACGAGACCGATACCCTGGAGCGACACGAACTCGTCCGGTCGCTGCGACTCGGCGAGATTCAGGTGCTCGTCGGCATCAACCTGCTCCGGGAGGGGCTGGACATCCCCGAGGTGTCGCTGGTCGCCATCCTCGACGCCGACCAGGAGGGCTTCCTCCGGTCGGAGACGACGCTGGTCCAGACGATGGGGCGGGCCGCCCGCAACGTCGAGGGCCGGGTCGTCCTCTACGCCGAGGGGACGACCGACGCCATGGCGTCGGCAATCGAGGAGACGCGCCGCCGGCGCCGCATCCAGCGGGAGTTCAACGAGGAACACGGTCACGAGCCCCGAACCATCGACAAGGCGGTCGGCGAGACGAACCTGCCGGGCGCGAAGACGGACACCGGCGGCGTCTCCGGCGTCGAGGCCGACTCCGTCGAGGAGGCCGAGGAACTCGTCGAACGGCTCGAACGGCGGATGTCGGAGGCCGCCGACAACCTGGAGTTCGAACTCGCCGCCGACATCCGCGACCGCATCCGCGAGTTGCGGGAGACGTTCGACGAACTCGACGCGCCCGAGGAGGCGGGCGTCCCGGCGCCGGACGAGGAGTCGTGA
- a CDS encoding cobyrinic acid a,c-diamide synthase, whose amino-acid sequence MKGIVLAGTASGVGKTVATLAVCRALRAAGRDPQPAKTGPDFIDPSHHAAVCERPSRSLDPWLAGAEGCRRNYWRGSGDVCVVEGMMGLYDGTHSTARVAETLGLPVVLVVDAAAGMESVAAEALGFRAYAAEAGRDVDVVGVLAQRAHGGRHADGIREALLDDLAYFGRVPPLEGLEVPERHLGLHTAREAPVDEAALAAAAEHVRVDRLLDAAAVPPRPDPADSGPAVDATVAVADDAAFAFTYPATVERLRKRATVEPFSPVAGDPLPDCDGVYLPGGYPELYGADLAASDVLDTLAARAADGLPVLGECGGLMALSETLTDADGETHEMAGVLPAEVRMCDRYRALDHVELVADRPTLVADAGEAVRGQEFHYSETDVAADATLAFDVRRGDGVADGRDGLTEYRTLGTHAHFHAASGVFDSFLEAL is encoded by the coding sequence GTGAAGGGAATCGTCCTCGCGGGCACCGCCTCCGGCGTCGGCAAGACCGTCGCCACGCTCGCGGTCTGTCGGGCGCTCCGGGCGGCCGGCCGCGACCCCCAGCCGGCCAAGACCGGCCCGGACTTCATCGACCCGAGCCACCACGCCGCCGTCTGCGAGCGGCCGTCCCGCTCGCTGGACCCGTGGCTGGCTGGCGCGGAGGGCTGCCGGCGCAACTACTGGCGCGGATCGGGCGACGTCTGCGTCGTCGAGGGGATGATGGGGCTGTACGACGGGACGCACTCGACGGCCCGCGTCGCCGAGACGCTCGGCTTGCCGGTCGTCCTCGTCGTCGACGCCGCGGCGGGCATGGAGAGCGTCGCCGCCGAGGCGCTCGGCTTCCGGGCGTACGCCGCCGAGGCCGGCCGCGACGTCGACGTGGTGGGCGTCCTCGCCCAGCGGGCCCACGGCGGCCGCCACGCCGACGGCATCCGCGAGGCGCTGCTGGACGACCTCGCGTACTTCGGCCGGGTGCCGCCGCTCGAGGGCCTGGAGGTACCCGAACGGCACCTCGGCCTCCACACGGCGAGGGAGGCCCCCGTCGACGAGGCGGCGCTCGCGGCGGCCGCCGAGCACGTCCGTGTCGACCGGTTGCTCGACGCCGCGGCGGTGCCGCCGCGTCCCGACCCCGCGGACTCCGGCCCCGCCGTCGACGCGACGGTCGCCGTCGCCGACGACGCCGCCTTCGCCTTCACCTACCCGGCCACCGTCGAGCGCCTCCGGAAGCGCGCGACCGTCGAACCGTTCTCGCCGGTTGCCGGCGACCCCCTGCCGGACTGCGACGGGGTCTACCTCCCCGGCGGGTACCCGGAACTGTACGGCGCCGACCTGGCGGCCAGCGACGTCCTCGACACGCTCGCCGCCAGGGCCGCCGACGGGCTCCCCGTCCTCGGCGAGTGCGGCGGCCTGATGGCGCTCTCGGAGACGCTGACCGACGCCGACGGCGAGACCCACGAGATGGCGGGCGTCCTCCCCGCCGAGGTGCGGATGTGCGACCGCTATCGGGCGCTGGACCACGTCGAACTGGTCGCCGACCGCCCGACGCTCGTCGCCGACGCGGGCGAGGCCGTGCGGGGCCAGGAGTTCCACTACTCCGAAACCGACGTCGCGGCCGACGCCACGCTCGCATTCGACGTCCGGCGGGGCGACGGCGTCGCCGACGGTCGGGACGGCCTCACCGAGTACCGGACGCTCGGCACGCACGCGCACTTCCACGCGGCGTCCGGCGTCTTCGATAGCTTCCTCGAGGCGCTCTGA
- a CDS encoding nicotinate-nucleotide--dimethylbenzimidazole phosphoribosyltransferase: protein MTRLVLCAGATRTAEIDGISAAGAEPDLLAHTPSADAEILVYGRPVRAPVVPVSPTGCPTPAVVTRAVVERLGVDTTVVDAGLLEPTGAPTVTVGARAGADLRETDPVPTAPGAFAAARQFGRKLPDDEIILAETVPGGTTTALGVLRALGEADVLGRGDDTRAVSSSLSDNPLALKRRVVAEGLDASGLEPGGAAGDPLAALRRMGDPVLAVVCGLAAGARETDTAVTLAGGTQLVAAAACLRHRGYEGPLALATTSFVDADPAVDLDRAADRLDLRLTVTDPGFTDDHPAMAAYERGEAKEGVGMGGALALADRAGLPMAEVRAGVREGYDRLLADGEREAPGR from the coding sequence GTGACCCGTCTCGTGCTCTGTGCGGGGGCGACCCGGACGGCGGAAATCGACGGTATCAGCGCCGCCGGCGCCGAGCCGGACCTGCTCGCGCACACGCCGAGCGCCGACGCCGAAATCCTGGTCTACGGGCGGCCGGTCCGGGCACCGGTCGTCCCCGTCTCGCCGACCGGCTGTCCGACGCCGGCGGTCGTGACCCGGGCCGTCGTCGAACGACTCGGCGTCGACACCACCGTCGTCGACGCCGGTCTCCTCGAACCCACGGGCGCGCCCACGGTGACCGTCGGTGCGCGCGCCGGCGCGGACCTCCGCGAGACGGACCCCGTTCCGACCGCACCCGGCGCCTTCGCCGCCGCCCGGCAGTTCGGCCGGAAGCTCCCCGACGACGAAATCATCCTCGCCGAAACCGTTCCGGGCGGGACCACGACCGCTCTCGGCGTCCTGCGTGCGCTCGGCGAGGCGGACGTCCTGGGTCGGGGAGACGACACCAGAGCCGTCTCCTCGTCGCTTTCCGACAATCCGCTGGCGCTGAAGCGCCGGGTCGTCGCCGAGGGGCTGGACGCCTCGGGCCTCGAACCGGGCGGGGCCGCCGGCGACCCGCTCGCGGCGCTCCGGCGGATGGGCGACCCCGTGCTGGCGGTCGTCTGCGGCCTCGCGGCGGGCGCTCGCGAGACGGACACGGCCGTCACGCTCGCGGGCGGGACGCAACTGGTGGCCGCCGCGGCCTGTCTCCGGCACCGCGGCTACGAGGGGCCGCTCGCGCTCGCCACCACTTCCTTCGTCGACGCCGATCCGGCGGTCGACCTCGACCGGGCTGCCGACCGCCTGGACCTCCGGCTGACCGTCACCGACCCTGGGTTCACCGACGACCACCCCGCGATGGCCGCCTACGAGCGCGGCGAGGCCAAGGAGGGCGTCGGGATGGGCGGCGCCCTGGCGCTCGCCGACCGGGCGGGCCTGCCGATGGCCGAGGTCCGGGCCGGCGTCCGCGAGGGCTACGACCGCCTGCTGGCCGACGGCGAGCGGGAGGCGCCCGGGCGGTGA
- a CDS encoding SPFH domain-containing protein encodes MVVSVLALLAVGAAVALGVVEFDPLLVAGVALLLVAIAAITSAVEIVEAYEKRALTVLGDYRKLLEPGIHVVPPFVSRTYRYDMRTQTFDVPRQEAITRDNSPVTADAVVYIKVMDAKRAFLEVEDYKRATSNLAQTTLRAAIGDMELDETLSQRTRINGKIRRDLEGPTDEWGIRVEAVEVREVTPSQGVKSAMEQQTAAERKRRAMILEAQGERRSAIERAEGDKQSNIIRAQGEKQSQILEAQGDAVSTVLRAKSAESMGERAVIERGMETLEEIGKGESTTFVLPQELTSLLGRYGRHLTGGDADGAGPTLDSLEFDAETREMLGLDDIAELAAGNGDADADLAVETGDAERDGDEE; translated from the coding sequence GTGGTCGTCTCGGTGCTCGCCCTGCTCGCGGTCGGCGCCGCCGTCGCCCTCGGCGTCGTCGAGTTCGATCCCCTCCTGGTCGCGGGCGTCGCGCTGTTGCTCGTCGCAATCGCCGCCATCACGAGCGCGGTCGAGATCGTCGAGGCCTACGAGAAGCGGGCGCTGACGGTGCTGGGCGACTACCGGAAGCTGCTGGAGCCGGGCATCCACGTCGTCCCGCCGTTCGTCTCCCGGACCTATCGCTACGACATGCGGACCCAGACGTTCGACGTGCCGCGCCAGGAGGCCATCACCCGCGACAACTCGCCGGTGACGGCCGACGCCGTCGTCTACATCAAGGTGATGGACGCGAAACGCGCGTTCCTCGAGGTCGAGGACTACAAGCGCGCGACGTCGAACCTCGCCCAGACCACGCTCCGGGCCGCCATCGGCGACATGGAACTCGACGAGACCCTCTCCCAGCGCACCCGCATCAACGGGAAGATCCGGCGGGATCTGGAGGGCCCGACCGACGAGTGGGGTATCCGCGTCGAGGCCGTCGAGGTCCGCGAGGTCACCCCCTCCCAGGGCGTCAAGTCCGCGATGGAACAGCAGACCGCCGCCGAGCGGAAGCGGCGGGCGATGATCCTGGAGGCCCAGGGCGAGCGGCGCAGCGCCATCGAGCGCGCCGAGGGCGACAAGCAGTCCAACATCATCCGCGCCCAGGGCGAAAAGCAGAGCCAGATCCTCGAGGCGCAGGGCGACGCCGTCTCGACGGTGTTGCGCGCCAAATCCGCCGAGTCGATGGGTGAACGCGCCGTCATCGAGCGGGGCATGGAGACGCTGGAGGAAATCGGCAAGGGCGAGTCGACGACGTTCGTCCTCCCGCAGGAACTCACCTCGCTGCTCGGCCGCTACGGCCGGCATCTCACCGGCGGCGACGCCGACGGCGCCGGACCGACCCTCGACTCGCTGGAGTTCGACGCCGAGACCCGCGAGATGCTCGGACTCGACGACATCGCGGAACTGGCGGCTGGCAACGGCGACGCCGACGCCGACCTCGCGGTGGAGACCGGCGACGCCGAGCGGGACGGGGACGAGGAGTGA
- a CDS encoding excinuclease ABC subunit C yields MDAEAVRERAGELPREPGVYLFEGGDTVLYVGKAVDLCDRVRSYATPRSERVRRMVEAADGIDFAVTDTETQALLLEANLIKRHRPRYNVRLKDDKSYPLVQLTDHEFPRIEVTRDPDDGAMAFGPYTEKGRVETVVKALRSVYGVRGCSDHKYSGRDRPCLDHEMGLCTAPCTDEIDAASYGEDVESVVRFLEGETGALAEPLRREMEAAAESQAFERAAALRDRLDAVESFHEGGGEAVADRTEATVDVLGVATEGGSATVARLHSEDGKLVDRERHRVEREADQREASEVASGERQRPASGEDERRESSKSASGDGGAASGEADQREASEVASGETDVPAVLAAFVPQFYADRPLPDALLLPEPHGDEELARWLESEGVDVRVPGAGREAKLVELALKNARRRGGQADGAAALARRLGLDRPERIEGFDVSHAGGKAVVGSDVAFVDGAPEKRDYRRKKLTERNDDYANMRELVAWRARRSVEGRDDRPVPDLLCIDGGEGQLGAARDALAETGWDVPVVALAKDEELVVTADGVHDWDDDDPALHLLQRVRDEAHRFAVQYHGTVRDEVSTPLDEVPGVGPELRKRLLRRFGSVDGVRAATREELVDVEGVGDDTAAAIDRAL; encoded by the coding sequence ATGGACGCCGAGGCGGTCCGCGAGCGCGCTGGCGAACTCCCGCGAGAGCCCGGCGTCTACCTCTTCGAGGGCGGCGACACGGTGCTGTACGTCGGGAAGGCGGTCGACCTGTGCGACCGGGTGCGCTCGTATGCCACCCCCCGGAGCGAGCGGGTCCGCCGGATGGTCGAGGCGGCCGACGGAATCGACTTCGCCGTCACCGACACCGAGACGCAGGCCCTGTTGCTGGAGGCCAACCTCATCAAGCGCCACCGGCCGCGGTACAACGTCCGGCTGAAGGACGACAAGTCCTACCCGCTGGTGCAGTTGACCGACCACGAGTTCCCCCGCATCGAGGTGACCCGCGACCCCGACGACGGGGCGATGGCCTTCGGTCCCTACACCGAGAAGGGCCGCGTCGAGACAGTCGTGAAGGCGCTCCGCTCGGTCTACGGCGTCCGGGGCTGTTCGGACCACAAGTACTCGGGGCGCGACCGGCCCTGCCTGGACCACGAGATGGGGCTGTGTACGGCGCCCTGTACCGACGAGATAGACGCCGCGAGTTACGGCGAGGACGTCGAGTCCGTCGTCCGGTTCCTGGAGGGCGAGACGGGTGCCCTGGCGGAACCGCTCCGCCGGGAGATGGAGGCGGCGGCCGAATCGCAGGCCTTCGAGCGGGCGGCGGCCCTCCGGGACCGGCTGGACGCCGTCGAGTCGTTCCACGAGGGCGGCGGCGAGGCCGTCGCCGACCGGACCGAGGCGACCGTCGACGTCCTCGGGGTCGCCACGGAGGGGGGGTCGGCGACCGTCGCCCGACTCCACAGCGAGGACGGCAAACTGGTCGACCGCGAGCGGCACCGGGTCGAGCGCGAGGCCGACCAGCGGGAGGCCTCGGAAGTGGCGAGCGGGGAGCGCCAGCGACCCGCGAGCGGCGAGGACGAGCGACGCGAGTCCTCGAAGAGTGCGAGCGGTGACGGAGGAGCCGCGAGCGGCGAGGCCGACCAGCGGGAGGCCTCGGAAGTGGCGAGCGGGGAGACGGATGTCCCGGCCGTACTCGCGGCGTTCGTCCCGCAGTTCTACGCCGACCGGCCGCTGCCGGACGCGCTGTTGCTCCCGGAACCTCACGGCGACGAGGAACTGGCCCGCTGGCTGGAGAGCGAGGGCGTCGACGTCCGCGTCCCCGGCGCGGGTCGGGAGGCCAAACTCGTCGAGTTGGCGCTGAAGAACGCCCGCAGACGTGGGGGTCAGGCCGACGGCGCGGCGGCGCTGGCCCGGCGACTCGGTCTCGACCGGCCCGAGCGAATCGAGGGGTTCGACGTCAGCCACGCCGGGGGGAAAGCGGTCGTCGGCAGCGACGTCGCCTTCGTCGACGGCGCCCCCGAAAAGCGCGACTATCGGCGCAAGAAACTGACCGAACGGAACGACGACTACGCCAACATGCGCGAACTGGTCGCCTGGCGCGCCCGGCGGTCGGTGGAGGGCCGCGACGACCGGCCGGTCCCGGACCTGCTGTGCATCGACGGCGGCGAGGGGCAACTCGGGGCGGCCCGGGACGCGCTGGCCGAAACGGGGTGGGACGTCCCGGTCGTCGCGCTGGCGAAAGACGAGGAACTCGTCGTCACCGCCGACGGCGTCCACGACTGGGACGACGACGACCCGGCGCTGCACCTGCTGCAGCGGGTCCGCGACGAGGCTCACCGCTTCGCCGTCCAGTACCACGGGACGGTCCGCGACGAAGTGTCGACGCCGCTCGACGAGGTGCCGGGCGTCGGTCCCGAACTCCGAAAGCGGCTCCTCCGGCGGTTCGGCAGCGTCGACGGCGTCCGGGCGGCCACCCGCGAGGAACTGGTCGACGTCGAGGGCGTCGGCGACGACACCGCGGCGGCCATCGACCGGGCGCTGTAG